One window from the genome of Podospora pseudocomata strain CBS 415.72m chromosome 6, whole genome shotgun sequence encodes:
- a CDS encoding hypothetical protein (EggNog:ENOG503NZ0T; COG:B), with the protein MAPSIPVPTQGGMFHTFQGVTPRKQSTDSQDSTKTSSTGTAKRITTPHACAECKRRKIRCDGQQPCGQCLSSRAPKRCFYDKHRQRVIPSRKTLEALSQSLEECRSILKRLYPTQDVQSLLPLSRQELLSLLDRPTIDTSVGGLPSPPLNTSPMSDLDSPMMPKTENLLEQMPSRDTEWDEERRGRDPIPAEADDINALSLSVDRQTSYLGASSIKAALMVMLKVQPGLRNSLAAPLNGVEMSHNYPAIRQKPTTQKDPQRIPWSWKGQTLIDAYFKRIHAFVPMLDESTFRADYLEGQRTDAPWLALLNMVFAMGSIAAMKSDDYNHINYYNRAMEHLPMDAFGSSHIETVQALALIGGYYLHYINRPNMANAVLGAAIRMASALGLHRESITVGLPGSDIIAAETRRRTWWSLFCLDTWATTTMGRPSFGRWGPAINIRPPEFGINANRDSSQHAGILPLIENIKFCKIATQIQDMLAITPLLRTEDRCAIDAQLVNWYTSLPWLLRTTDPCAEPLYMARCIMKWRYQNLRMLLHRPVLLSLASSGLNPHTQACDADLQAIETCRELAAATIEDVGREWTRNQMSGWNAVWFLYQAAMVPLVSVFWQWGSPRVPEWLKQIEQVLDLLEVMEEWSLAARRSREVVWRMYEASRAVQAQGAAARSQSPASLHITTTADSIVVGGGEVHMSPIGLEPVDGMGGMMGLLDQGGLWDLDGMYWGGNGPQSPTHTGNPDDSAAAAEFAAYAAAQQAASAAHHHHPELMQHVDYGMMHHHHAGHHHVGMEGFGYVQ; encoded by the exons ATGGCCCCATCAATCCCAGTTCCTACCCAGGGTGGCATGTTTCACACCTTCCAAGGCGTCACCCCACGGAAGCAGTCAACAGACTCTCAAGATAGCACAAAGACCAGCTCCACAGGTACAGCCAAGAGGATAACAACACCACATGCTTGTGCCGAGTGCAAGAGACGGAAGAT CCGCTGCGATGGTCAACAACCATGTGGTCAATGCCTCTCCAGCCGGGCTCCCAAGAGATGTTTCTACGACAAGCACAGACAAAGAGTGATCCCATCACGCAAGACACTCGAAGCTCTATCACAGTCCCTCGAAGAATGCCGGTCGATCCTGAAGCGGTTATACCCAACACAAGATGTGCAGTCTCTTCTGCCTCTCTCCAGACAAGAACTCCTCAGCCTTCTTGACAGGCCAACAATAGATACTTCGGTCGGCGGcttaccatcaccaccattaAACACCAGTCCCATGTCGGACTTGGACTCACCAATGATGCCAAAAACGGAGAACCTGCTCGAGCAGATGCCATCCAGAGACACAGAATGGGACGAGgagcgaagaggaagagaccCGATCCCagccgaagccgacgacATCAACGCTCTCTCGCTCTCAGTAGACCGCCAAACATCCTATCTCGgtgcctcctccatcaaggCCGCCCTCATGGTCATGCTCAAGGTCCAACCCGGCCTCCGAAACTCTCTCGCAGCCCCATTAAACGGAGTCGAGATGTCCCACAACTACCCAGCCATCCGCCAGaagcccaccacccaaaaggACCCCCAACGCATCCCATGGTCCTGGAAGGGCCAAACACTCATCGACGCCTACTTCAAACGCATCCACGCTTTCGTTCCAATGCTCGACGAGTCCACCTTCCGCGCTGATTACCTCGAAGGCCAACGAACCGACGCCCCATGGCTCGCTCTGCTCAACATGGTCTTTGCCATGGGTTCCATCGCGGCTATGAAATCGGACGACTACAACCACATCAACTACTACAACCGCGCCATGGAGCACCTTCCCATGGATGCCTTTGGCTCCTCCCACATCGAGACGGTCCAGgccctcgccctcatcgGAGGTTACTACCTCCACTACATCAACCGgcccaacatggccaacGCCGTCCTCGGCGCCGCCATCCGCATGGCCTCCGCTTTGGGTCTTCACCGTGAGTCCATCACGGTAGGTCTCCCAGGCAGCGACATCATCGCAGCCGAAACCCGCCGCAGAACCTGGTGGTCCCTCTTCTGCCTCGACACatgggccaccaccaccatgggcCGTCCCTCGTTCGGCCGCTGGGGTCCCGCGATCAACATCCGCCCCCCCGAGTTCGGCATCAACGCCAACCGGGATTCATCCCAGCACGCAGGAATCCTCCCTCTGATCGAAAACATCAAATTCTGCAAGATCGCCACTCAAATCCAAGACATGCtcgccatcaccccccttctcagGACAGAAGACCGCTGCGCCATCGACGCCCAGCTCGTAAACTGgtacacctccctcccttggCTCTTGCGGACAACCGACCCCTGCGCGGAACCGCTCTACATGGCCCGCTGCATCATGAAGTGGCGCTACCAAAACTTACGcatgctcctccaccgccccgtcctcctctcccttgcctcctccggcctcAACCCCCACACCCAAGCCTGCGACGCGGACCTCCAAGCCATTGAGACCTGCCGTGAACTCGCCGCGGCCACCATCGAAGACGTCGGCCGTGAATGGACCCGCAACCAAATGAGCGGCTGGAACGCAGTCTGGTTCCTCTACCAAGCAGCCATGGTCCCGCTCGTCTCCGTCTTCTGGCAATGGGGCTCTCCCCGCGTGCCAGAGTGGCTCAAGCAAATCGAGCaagtcctcgacctcctcgaggTCATGGAAGAGTGGTCCCTCGCCGCCCGGCGCTCAAGAGAGGTAGTCTGGCGTATGTACGAAGCCTCCCGGGCagtccaagcccaaggcGCCGCTGCCCGCTCCCAATCCCCCGCCAGcctccacatcaccaccacagccgacagcatcgtcgtcggcggcggagaagTTCACATGAGCCCCATTGGTCTCGAGCCAGTCGACGGAATGGGGGGTATGATGGGCCTGCTTGATCAAGGGGGTCTATGGGATCTAGACGGGATGTACTGgggtggaaacggccctcAGTCCCCAACACACACTGGAAACCCAGACgacagcgccgccgccgccgagttTGCCGCTTACGCTGCTGCTCAACaagccgcctccgccgctcatcatcaccaccccgaGCTGATGCAGCATGTGGACTATGGGATgatgcaccaccaccacgctGGACATCATCAcgtggggatggagggcTTTGGGTATGTTCAGTGA
- a CDS encoding hypothetical protein (EggNog:ENOG503NW96; COG:U), with amino-acid sequence MKVKPSDPVMTVTPVAMDSEKEAIAVTETTIDSADEKPPVTSTPANSEAEKSPSVRVVQLIANTPPSTPRPFFVEGRPTITRTRYFILVFGLTSGLFLSMLDASIVATSLFSIASDMKNFEHINWVALAYGLTYLGFAALFARVSDVVGRGDAFVVAFCIFIAFSLGCGFSETIEQLIVCRAFQGVGAGGLYSISMIVLPELTPDKNKKYIGAIVGMVIATSGVMGPVLGGVLTQYITWRWVFWINGPIGAVALMLFIPAWPAEEYLPIYEDRSWKELDYLGSFLLMAFAVLVVFPFQNLSSQKSEGDLSSMNPYAQPTFIYPLVGAALALLLLIGWQTFAIRGPRKLKSLAFAFPPSLCNRKYIATILVTALTGFPYLLSVYAFPIRFQVVHGKSSFEAGLMLLPMLASSAIGTVTASLVNNGCITGQKKPRFFETFLLACLTMLIGCAAQTTMGNTDDGRITGFDAKDVGLLSLIGFGFGMSACGATMFINLESPIGDHASAQGIITQFRILGGSIGIAVSSAILGGKLRPSTTPEMSSLVLAHIVSPTPDFGDDNWAAVRKVYTSALREDMKVCCGVLAAAVVCSLFVYRRYWLTTGEIMELRYEEEQDRRIGLLREDVEPHVRVVRDKLVKIREEIFEGKRRPFPGIKRGRTRLGEEMEGV; translated from the exons ATGAAAGTCAAACCTTCAGACCCGGTGATGACCGTCACTCCAGTGGCAATGGACTCTGAAAAAGAAGCCATCGCTGTCACCGAAACCACCATCGACTCTGCAGATGAGAAGCCCCCGGTTACCAGCACCCCAGCGAACTCGGAAGCAGAGAAATCTCCTTCTGTTCGCGTTGTCCAACTCATCGCGAacacacctccctccacaCCCAGACCTTTCTTTGTTGAGGGTAGGCCTACCATTACACGCACCCGCTACTTCATTCTCGTCTTTGG TCTGACATCcggtctcttcctctccatgcTCGATGCCTCCATTGTTGCGACCTCTCTGTTCAGCATTGCTAGTGATATGAAGAATTTTGAGCATATAAACTGGGTGGCCTTGGCCTATGGTCTCACTTACCTCGGTTTCGCTGCACTTTTTGCCCGCGTGTCCGATGTGGTTGGCCGTGGAGATGCTTTCGTCGTTGCATTTTGTATCTTCATTGCATTCTCTCTTGGCTGTGGTTTCAGCGAGACTATTGAGCAGCTTATCGTTTGTCGTGCTTTCCAAGGAGTGGGCGCCGGAG GACTTTACAGTATCAGCATGATCGTCTTGCCCGAGCTGACTCcggacaagaacaagaagtACATTGGTGCCATTGTCGGCATGGTGATTGCCACTTCAGGTGTGATGGGGCCTGTCCTGGGTGGGGTTTTGACTCAATACATCACTTGGAGATGGGTCTTTTGGATCAA CGGCCCTATTGGTGCTGTGGCTCTCATGCTGTTTATTCCGGCTTGGCCCGCCGAGGAATATCTGCCTATCTATGAGGACCGGTCCTGGAAGGAGCTGGACTATCTTGGGTCTTTCCTTCT TATGGCCTTCGCAGTCTTGGTTGTTTTTCCCTTCCAGAACCTATCAAGTCAAAAGTCAGAGGGCGACTTGTCCAGCATGAATCCATACGCCCAGCCAACATTCATCTACCCCCTCGTCGGCGCCGCCCTTGCTCTCTTGCTGCTCATCGGTTGGCAAACATTTGCTATCCGTGGCCCTCGGAAACTCAAGTCCCTCGCCTTtgccttccccccttccctttgcAACCGAAAGTACATCGCCACAATTTTGGTCACAGCCCTAACCGGCTTCCCTTATCTCTTGTCCGTGTACGCATTTCCCATCCGCTTCCAAGTCGTCCACGGGAAATCATCCTTCGAAGCAGGCCTCATGCTCCTCCCTATGCtagcctcctcggccatcgGAACTGTCACAGCCAGTCTAGTCAACAACGGGTGCATAACAGGACAGAAGAAACCTCGCTTTTTTGAGACGTTTCTCCTCGCCTGTCTGACTATGCTCATCGGCTGCGCCGCCCAGACAACAATGGGTAACACCGATGACGGGAGAATCACCGGGTTCGACGCCAAAGATGTCGGGTTGCTGTCCCTCATTGGCTTTGGGTTTGGCATGTCGGCCTGCGGAGCGACAATGTTTATCAACCTCGAAAGTCCCATCGGAGATCACG CATCCGCCCAAGGCATAATAACCCAATTCCGCATCCTAGGCGGCTCAATCGGCATTGCTGTCTCTTCCGCCATCTTGGGGGGGAAACTTCGtccttcaacaacccccgaAATGAGCTCTCTCGTCCTGGCTCACATTGTCAGCCCAACGCCAGACTTTGGCGATGATAACTGGGCCGCTGTTCGCAAGGTGTATACCTCTGCGTTGAGGGAGGACATGAAAGTCTGCTGCGGGGTGTTGgctgcggcggtggtgtgcAGTCTGTTTGTTTACCGCCGGTACTGGCTCACGACGGGGGAGATTATGGAGTTGAggtatgaggaggagcaggataGGAGGATTGGActtttgagggaggatgtggagccTCatgtgagggtggtgagggataaGTTGGTCAAGATTAGGGAGGAGATCTTTGAGGGGAAGCGGAGGCCTTTTCCCGGGATTAAGCGTGGAAGGacgaggttgggggaggagatggagggagtTTAG
- a CDS encoding hypothetical protein (EggNog:ENOG503P6J7; COG:T), with protein sequence MTHYGFKEFASKGRKGAETGEKQMAEEIDTTKPVGQEGDRKNTIQPDYFSVKTLHSADSDRKKFDKEVGILKAMNKKPHPHIITLLVTYEYDEKFHFLFPLADYDLLQYWKSGNKSQAHNDEDKDDHTGEVWAEVKDSVAQFADDMRERSECTRFFHDFLDLIQHRMLVIDPKQSSSQLEEQLRELKDRGDLDVGYFVRQR encoded by the exons ATGACCCATTATGGGTTCAAGGAATTTGCTTcaaagggaaggaagggggcgGAGACAGGGGAAAAGCAGATGGCAGAGGAGATAGATACGACAAAGCCTGTCGGCCAGGAGGGAGACCGAAAG AACACAATTCAACCCGATTACTTCTCAGTCAAAACTCTTCACTCCGCCGACTCGGACAGAAAGAAGTTCGACAAGGAGGTCGGCATTCTCAAAGCCATGAACAAAAAGCCGCACCCACATATCATCACCCTATTGGTCACGTACGAGTATGACGAGAAATTCCATTTTCTCTTCCCGCTGGCCGACTATGACCTTCTCCAGTACTGGAAATCAGGAAACAAGTCACAAGCCCACAATGACGAGG ACAAGGACGATCACACTGGGGAGGTGTGGGCTGAGGTGAAAGACTCTGTTGCGCAG TTCGCCGATGACATGCGCGAAAGATCGGAATGTACAAGGTTTTTCCACGATTTCTTGGATTTGATTCAGCACAGAATGCTGGTCATCGACCCGAAGCAAAGCTCCTCCCAGTTGGAGGAACAACTCAGAGAATTAAAGGATAGAGGCGATCTCGACGTGGGATATTTCGTGAGGCAGAGGTAG
- a CDS encoding hypothetical protein (EggNog:ENOG503P5EQ): MHRGPQPLLCATTDLSLIMSSKPQLFPVFLQFMKASSSHAPSLTSTGDITSINIFYRKTPTFIHLTMAFPNILSCLCGPTSDDHPSHHDEKSPLYPSTTPYTDQPEPQPITPSPSPSPLINDILTLLLTTPLPITPSASQSQIDTTLDLHTTSWSEYLAEKILRALSDLLATATDPESRKSWGEALSQAYDTSITIAEELFNDLVEYVKGHPYEIAATVLLSLVTFGVLVRLAPRVLVLLGFSAEGPAEGSWAAWFQSTYGGYVPKGSLMSYLQRLGMTWE; the protein is encoded by the coding sequence ATGCACCGAGGCCCGCAGCCCCTCCTTTGTGCGACCACCGACCTGAGCCTCATCATGTCCTCAAAACCGCAATTGTTCCCAGTCTTCCTCCAGTTTATGAAAGCTTCCTCATCCCATGCTCCCAGTTTGACATCCACTGGAGATATCACATCTATCAACATCTTCTATCGCAAAACACCAACTTTCATCCACCTTACAATGGCCTTCCCCAACATCCTCTCCTGCCTCTGCGGCCCCACCTCAGACGaccatccatcccaccacGATGAGAAATCCCCCCTctacccctccaccaccccataCACCGACCAACCCGAACCCCAACCCATtaccccctctccttccccctcccctttgaTCAAcgacatcctcaccctcctcctcaccacacccctccccatcaccccctccgcctcccaatcccaaatcgacaccaccctcgacctccacaccacctcctggtcCGAATACCTCGCCGAAAAGATCCTCCGCGCCCTCtccgacctcctcgccaccgccaccgatCCCGAGTCCCGCAAGTCCTGGGGCGAGGCCCTCTCCCAAGCCTAcgacacctccatcaccatcgccgagGAGCTCTTCAATGACCTCGTCGAGTATGTCAAGGGCCACCCCTACGAAATCGCTGCTACGGTGCTCCTGTCATTGGTGACATTTGGGGTTTTGGTCCGTCTTGCTCCACgggtgttggtgctgcttgGTTTCAGCGCCGAGGGTCCGGCGGAGGGGAGCTGGGCGGCTTGGTTTCAGAGTACCTATGGAGGATACGTACCCAAGGGTTCGCTGATGAGTTACTTGCAGAGGCTGGGGATGACGTGGGAGTGA
- a CDS encoding hypothetical protein (COG:G; EggNog:ENOG503NX6S), with the protein MRPIQAQTQVGAWRTHQVLYRGRTLCRFQHTQASEPNSNKLPPVERPSQALGDVVWGLRADKYEIIQVSTWKPRGPVCRTYQAIKLVEGLKETFVLKEVRRYSQVRHLLGASQMLQQHPNLQTLYDVASDEQLLIYRTLPYNVSGLIREHPGLPYETRKEILKRALTGLAALHDTDLAHLNIRPSAILVDYGPKLGSSPSNGVHKVQLGRFEDAVLPYLSKQRIDHYRVGIEDLPWKSPEFWIRGRQARPSDVFSFGLTSVNFMLNNLNLKCADTGFPQKRLAALGGLASGVPTQKQLAKLEIWFNHFGDADALMGLLEQVKDEPNQWYGPLNKLVKETTFGLRKPLPGLENHVDLGFVDVVTKMTHLDPSKRITAREALEHEWFANIEVGPEHMWYSPFKPRKNQPNARQSFDDIQTESGIPIRKIPHFYPQDVTREATTPRGAEVVQKEQDEALVSRIAQEEQDELPVSESGVVPQDEDKPPVPKPVPAIRNLIRKVYIPLTESTLKAYRQYDGNSTLDPEALEKRSFQVEKLEPRTPKPEKDSKRF; encoded by the exons ATGAGGCCTATACAAGCACAGACCCAAGTTGGGGCGTGGCGTACACATCAGGTCCTATATCGCGGCAGAACCTTGTGTCGCTTTCAGCATACCCAGGCATCCGAGCCAAACTCCAACAAACTCCCACCAGTCGAACGTCCGTCACAGGCACTGGGTGAcgtggtttgggggttgagagCTGACAAGTACGAGATTATACAGGTTTCCACGTGGAAACCAAGAGGGCCAGTATGCCGGACATACCAAGCGATAAAGTTGGTGGAGGGCCTAAAAGAAACGTTTGTTCTTAAAGAAGTACGAAGGTACTCGCAAGTCAGGCACTTGCTTGGAGCATCTCAGATGCTTCAACAGCACCCGAACTTGCAGACTTTGTACGACGTCGCCAGTGACGAGCAGCTTCTGATATATCGCACCCTTCCGTATAATGTCAGCGGTCTAATCCGCGAGCATCCTGGGCTACCATACGAAACACGCAAGGAAATCCTCAAACGTGCTCTGACTGGCCTGGCGGCGCTTCACGACACAGATCTCGCCCATCTTA ATATCAGACCAAGTGCCATTCTTGTCGACTATGGACCAAAGTTGGGATCCAGTCCATCCAATGGCGTCCACAAGGTCCAGCTCGGTCGCTTTGAGGACGCCGTCTTACCTTACCTTTCTAAGCAGCGTATCGATCATTATCGCGTCGGCATTGAAGATTTGCCCTGGAAGAGTCCCGAGTTTTGGATCCGAGGTCGCCAAGCCAGGCCATCTGATGTGTTTTCATTTGGCCTCACGTCTGTCAACTTTAtgctcaacaacctcaacctcaagtgTGCCGACACCGGATTCCCACAGAAGAGACTCGCGGCGTTGGGCGGACTCGCCAGCGGTGTCCCGACACAGAAACAACTGGCCAAACTCGAGATATGGTTCAACCATTTCGGAGATGCGGATGCGTTGATGGGGCTGCTCGAACAAGTCAAAGACGAACCTAACCAGTGGTACGGTCCCCTCAACAAACTCGTCAAAGAAACGACCTTTGGTCTTCGGAAGCCTTTGCCCGGGCTGGAGAATCACGTCGACCTTGGGTTTGTGGACGTGGTCACCAAGATGACTCATCTGGATCCAAGCAAGAGAATCACGGCACGCGAGGCCTTGGAACACGAGTGGTTTGCAAACATCGAGGTGGGGCCCGAGCACATGTGGTACTCGCCCTTCAAGCCGCGCAAAAATCAGCCAAACGCCCGGCAGTCTTTTGATGATATTCAAACTGAGAGCGGGATACCTATTCGAAAGATCCCGCATTTTTATCCACAGGACGTCACCCGTGAGGCCACCACACCGCGTGGCGCGGAGGTCGtccaaaaagaacaagatgaAGCACTAGTGTCAAGAATcgcccaagaagaacaagacgAGCTACCCGTTTCAGAATCAGGGGTCGTTCCCCAGGATGAGGACAAGCCCCCGGTTCCAAAACCCGTCCCGGCAATCAGAAACCTCATCCGAAAAGTCTACATCCCTCTCACCGAATCTACATTAAAGGCCTATCGGCAGTATGATGGGAACAGCACGCTTGACCCAGAAGCGTTGGAGAAAAGGTCTTTCCAAGTGGAAAAGCTTGAACCGAGAACTCCTAAACCAGAGAAAGACTCCAAGAGGTTTTAA
- a CDS encoding hypothetical protein (EggNog:ENOG503PGD7), whose amino-acid sequence MRDVLTMLASRSVIKARLAHRLSLPGLWKFSFETTSSYDLRRPKKMEEVIARKIDIIWGFLPYEICLMIAPYLVREYSIGRLHALWPSSRRAVSANQQLETSRTIWARYIDIGGVEYVYDLSNKKEEHHPKVFDPATTFDADALRGMVEGFIAIPSDTGDRGLKVRTIRTASSSSITHDLWPVPIHLEEIASLKIHNLTEPKSERPQEEIVRILPSQINGPDVNGYSFSWSGEFIFLHTHHKGEDVPVNMYRECRQMFDFPV is encoded by the exons ATGCGGGATGTTTTGACTATGCTGGCCAGTCGTTCGGTCATAAAGGCAAGACTTGCCCATCGCCTGAGTCTTCCAGGGCTGTGGAAGTTCTCGTTCGAGACAACGTCGTCTTATGACTTGAGACGAccaaagaagatggaggaggtcatTGCGAGAAAGATTGATATTATTTGGGGCTTTCTGCCATATGAGATTTGTCTCATGATTGCCCCGTATCTAGTTCGGGAATATTCTATCGGCAGACTTCACGCGCTATGGCCTAGCAGTCGCCGGGCTGTAAGTGCCAATCAGCAATTGGAGACCTCGAGGACGATCTGGGCTCGGTATATTGATattgggggtgttgagtATGTCTATGATCTGTCGAACAAGAAAGAGGAGCATCATCCCAAAGTGTTTGATCCAGCCACGACgtttgatgctgatgctCT AAGGGGCATGGTGGAGGGTTTTATCGCCATTCCCTCCGACACTGGCGATAGA GGCCTCAAAGTTCGAACAATTCGCACGGCTTCTTCGTCCAGCATTACACATGATCTTTGGCCGGTGCCCATCCATCTCGAGGAGATCGCTTCGCTTAAGATCCATAACTTGACTGAACCCAAATCCGAAAGGCCACAAGAGGAGATTGTCCGGATACTTCCTTCCCAAATCAACGGACCAGATGTTAATGGGTACTCCTTCAGCTGGTCAGGCGAATTTATCTTCCTTCACACGCATCACAAGGGGGAAGATGTCCCAGTCAATATGTACAGGGAATGCAGACAAATGTTTGACTTTCCTGTCTGA
- a CDS encoding hypothetical protein (COG:S; EggNog:ENOG503NUNN) — MSNSTYAAPTAPSTAPAAPAATGPGAPRIAGNGPFPPPTAASGGVPGLTPDIPICAIFLALFVAGAATNMTIFQRNRRRSYKFFFSVLLFGFCMARIVALSMRIVWASKPRDVNVAIASQIFTAAGVLILFITNLIFAQRIIRAYHPFFGWSKSITWLFRVLFGSLIALLVMVISVTVQSFFTQDPGVRMIDRNIQLFCATYLAVFAFLPIPLVTLAAVVPRRTKIDKFGEGHFRTKFALLTFTALLLAAGAIFRAVIAYYPRPVNNPAWYHGKAPYYCFNFGIELVVVYVYAVSRFDKRFHIPDGSSAPGHYSCSDYGPRRSAVAAAVAAADFEKRSSYAYGKMASSVEEGSASVWTGSRYSTIKRGSGSSKSLPSSLGRPSVTARPSSSRGPGGLSSSGRSLKSVRSLYSPAATDENAVVSGEMDGGSSEATRAEDLAWMARAMVGFHSHEFGVDPLSPYDEILRLDRPLPPLPPAPPLKEYPPLLPPTEVLGPDLAYGYVQVAGGGGGIMGAISEGTEPEEEEDEEERYHHPE; from the exons ATGTCCAATTCTACTTATGCCGCGCCGACGGCGCCGTCAACTGCACCAGCTGCACCGGCTGCTACAGGGCCGGGAGCG CCCCGAATCGCAGGCAATggccccttcccaccccccaccgccgcctcgggCGGTGTCCCCGGCCTCACTCCCGACATCCCCATCTgcgccatcttcctcgccctcttcgtAGCAGGCGCGGCAACAAACATGACCATCTTCCAGCGCAACCGTCGGAGATCGTACAAGTTCTTTTTCTCGGTCCTGCTCTTCGGTTTCTGCATGGCGCGTATCGTCGCCCTATCCATGAGAATAGTCTGGGCGTCCAAACCGAGGGACGTCAACGTTGCGATTGCCTCGCAAATCTTCACCGCGGCTGGGGTGCTCATCTtgttcatcaccaacctgaTTTTTGCGCAAAGAATCATCCGGGCCTATCATCCCTTTTTTGGCTGGAGCAAGAGCATCACCTGGCTGTTTAGGGTCCTGTTTGGGAGTCTGATTGCGTTGCTCGTCATGGTTATCAGCGTGACGGTCCAGAGCTTTTTCACGCAAGACCcgggggtgaggatgattGATCGGAACATTCAGCTCTTTTGCGCGACGTACCTGGCCGTCTTTGCGTTTTTGCCGATCCCGTTGGTGACGCTGGCGGCGGTTGTACCGAGACGGACCAAGATTGAcaagtttggggaggggcacTTCCGGACAAAGTTTGCGCTTTTGACGTTTACTGCTttgttgctggcggcgggggccATCTTCAGGGCAGTGATTGCGTATTATCCTAGGCCGGTGAACAACCCGGCTTGGTATCACGGCAAGGCGCCGTATTATTGTTTTAATTTTGGGAttgagctggtggtggtgtatgtCTATGCAGTCTCGCGGTTTGACAAGAGGTTTCACATTCCGGACGGGTCGTCGGCGCCGGGGCATTATTCTTGTTCGGATTACGGGCCGAGGCGGAGCGCggttgcggcggcggtggcggcggcggatttTGAGAAGAGGAGCAGTTATGCGTATGGGAAGATGGCGAGcagtgtggaggaggggagtgcGAGTGTTTGGACGGGGTCGAGGTATTCGACTATTaagagggggagtgggagctCAAAGTCGTTGCCGAGTAGTTTGGGGAGGCCGAGTGTGACTGCTCGACCGAGCAGCAGTCGGGGCCCGGGGGGGTTGAGCAGcagtgggaggagtttgaagaGTGTGAGGTCACTTTATTCGCCGGCTGCTACGGATGAGAATGCTGTGGTGTCGGgtgagatggatggggggtCGTCGGAGGCGACGAGGGCGGAAGATTTGGCCTGGATGGCGAGGGCAATGGTAGGCTTTCATTCCCATGAGTTTGGCGTTGATCCCTTGTCCCCTTATGATGAGATTCTGAGGCTGGACCGGCCGTTGCCCCCGCTGCCTCCTGCCCCTCCGCTGAAAGAGTacccgccgctgctgccgcctACGGAGGTGTTGGGGCCGGACCTGGCGTATGGGTATGTGCAggttgcgggtggtggtggtggtattaTGGGGGCGATCAGTGAGGGGACtgagccggaggaggaggaggatgaggaggagcggtATCATCATCCAGAATGA